TTCGCACCCGGGGTTCCCGGACGGCCCGCGCACCGCCAGGACCCGTATCGCATCGGCAGGTTGACACCCCGTCAGTCCACACTCCCGGCGAGCATCGCGTCCGTGAAGTGACAGGCGCCGGCCCGCTGTCCCCGCACCGTCAGCAGGGGCTCGGTGTCACGGCACAGATCCTGTGCGCGCGGGCACCGGGTGTGGAACCGGCAGCCCGGCGGCGGTGCGGACGGCGACGGCGGATCGCCCGCGAGGACGATGCGGGTGCGGCGCGGGGCGTGCGGGTCGCGGATGCGGTCGAGGGAGGGTTCGGCCGACAGGAGCGCCTCGGTGTAGGGGTGGCCCGGGGCCGCGTAGAGGGCGTCCACCGGGGCCTGTTCGGCGACCTTGCCCAGGTACATCACGGTGACGTCGTCGCACACGTGGCGTACGACGCCGAGGTCGTGGGAGACGAAGACGAGCGCGAGACCCAATTCGCGACGGAGCTTCAGGAGCAGGTTGACGACCTGGGCCTGCACCGACAGGTCGAGCGCCGAGACGGGCTCGTCGCACAGCAGCACGTCGGGGCCGAGGGCGAGGCCGCGGGCGATGCCGATGCGCTGGCGCTGTCCGCCGGAGAACTGGTGCGGATAGCGGTCCGCGTGACGGGCGTCGAGGCCGACCAGTTCCAGGAGTTCGGCGATCCGGGCCCGCCTCCCGGCACGAGGGACGACATCAGGATGGACGTCGAAGGCCTCCCCGATGATCTCGCCGACCCTCAGCCGCGGGTTGAGCGAGGCGTACGGGTCCTGGAAGACGACCTGGACGCGGCGGCGCCACCGCTTGAGGGCGGCGCCGCGCAGCCGCGCGACGTCCTCGCCCTCGAAGAGGAGCCGCCCGTCGGTCGGCCGCTCCAGCGCGCACAGCAGCCGCAGCAGGGTCGACTTGCCGCAG
The DNA window shown above is from Streptomyces sp. NBC_01445 and carries:
- a CDS encoding ABC transporter ATP-binding protein, with the translated sequence MTDDVILRAEGLVKHYGGGPALPWRRGRGAAVVRAVDGVDLELRRGQALGIVGESGCGKSTLLRLLCALERPTDGRLLFEGEDVARLRGAALKRWRRRVQVVFQDPYASLNPRLRVGEIIGEAFDVHPDVVPRAGRRARIAELLELVGLDARHADRYPHQFSGGQRQRIGIARGLALGPDVLLCDEPVSALDLSVQAQVVNLLLKLRRELGLALVFVSHDLGVVRHVCDDVTVMYLGKVAEQAPVDALYAAPGHPYTEALLSAEPSLDRIRDPHAPRRTRIVLAGDPPSPSAPPPGCRFHTRCPRAQDLCRDTEPLLTVRGQRAGACHFTDAMLAGSVD